The genomic DNA AGCGTACAAATTCCAGCACCGCAGATTTATATTTCCGGTTCTGTCTCCTTTGTAGACCAAAACGTATTGAAAAAATCTAACAGTCTCGGGGTTTCCGTTAGTGATGATGCTGAAATTGGTTTAGCCGGCGATTTAATTACAACAGCCTTAGGCATGGAATTACATATCGGTGATTTCCTTACCAGAACACTCTATCCGGGTATCGACTCTGCTAATGAAATTGTTGCAGCCAATAAAGGATTTGGTTTTGACTCCGGAGCAAAAATTAAAAAAGTCGGCGTACAATTCTCTTTTGAACGTAACTTATCACAAGGTGTCGGCGCCGCTGTTAGAACATTAACTGATTTAGGGGTACTTGAGCTCGTAGGTAAGTACTCGCAAGTACCGTATTGGCAATGTTTATCTTTAGATCAGTCCCATCCGGAATTTCAACGTGAATTGTTAGATTGGTACGGTGGTATGGGTGATAGTGAAAAAATTAAATTCTTCCAAACCGGTTTGCGTAATCTAGGTTACTACAACGGCAAAGTGAATGGTAAAGATTCACTGGAGTTAAAAGCCGCTTTAAGTGAATTTCAAAAAGATAACAAAGCGACGCCATCAGGTTTCATTAATTTTGAAACATACGAACGTATGATGAAGAATTATGCCCGTGTAGGTTCTAACGGCGATATTAAGAAAGCCGGTTTAGAACCAAGCGGTAAGAAAGATGACGAGCTCAATGAACCTCGTGGCGGTTATCCTTACCTTCATACCGATAAAGGTGATCCGATTACCATCAATTTAGCCTCAAGTAAGCCGCAATATAATGTGGGAGATAAGCTTGAATTAACGGCGAATGTTAATAAAGGTGGTGCGCATTTAAGTTGTTTCTATCAAGATGCAAACAACAGTATTGCTCAGATTTACCCTAACCCATTACAAACAGAAGAAAGTTTATCACCGGATAAACCATTGCAATTGCCGGGCAATAATTCTTTCTCACTTGATTTAAGCGCTAAAGGTAATGAATCTGTTATGTGTATCGCTTCTTACAGTTCATTACAAGGCAGATTAACACCACTGGTTGGTGAGCCGTTCAATCCGATTAATGTGAAAAGTATGAGCGAACTTTCTGATGCGCTAAAAGAAAACTTTAAAGACGAAATTAAAGGTGCTCAAACCATTAATTACACTGTTAACTAGACGTGAGGAAGTAATCAATGCCTGTATTTTCCAAAAAATTTAATCGCACTCTATTTTTCTCGCTCTTTAGTACTGTTGTGACTGCGTTAGTTAGTCCTCACAGCAATGCTGAGATTGTGATTAATAACTCTGTCGAGTTAACGGAAAATACGGCTCCGGCTGAAACAACTGAACCAGCTGCAACCGAAGAACAAGCATCGCAAGATACGAACAATGTATCAATGGTATTAAATAAAGCCTTCAGTGATTATAAACGGGGCAATTACAACAAGGCCTACAACCAGTTTGCGCCATATGCAGAGAGTAATAATCCTTTAGCATTAATGGCGACAGGTTATTTCTTATTTATGGGTTATGGCACTGAAGTTGATTTCAGTGGAGCGAAGTATTATTTGGAAAAAGCCGGTAAACTCGGGTTTGCCAGAGCTTATACCTTGTTGGGTCTAATGGAAAACAAACAGCAGGCGCAACAAACAGCTAATCAGTCAGTCGTTCGGCAGTTTAAAAAGGCGGCCGATATGGGCGACTCCGTAGGGGCAAACGCACTTGCCAATTTGTATTACCAGCAAGGTAATATCGCGGAGGCGCTTCATTGGAATAATCGTGCGATTTCATTAGGTAGTCATGCTGCAGCCTTGAATAAACAAACCATTACCAATGGTAATAACCGTTCTGCCCCGGTTGTCAGCACACCACCGGTAACCGCAACCAGTGAACATATTCAGAAACTCAAAAAAGAATCGCAAGAAGGCAACGGGCAAGCCAGTTATGAACTTGCCACTCGATACCACAAAGGTGTTGGCGTGCCTAAAAACTTTGGCGAGGCCATTCGGTTCTATCGTGTTGCAGCAGGTCAAGGTAATGCACAAGCACGCAAAGTTTTACCGATTATTTTATCCAAACAGAATCAATCAGGCACAAATCTGAACAGCTTGTGGATGCAAGAAACCTCTAATTTGGTTGCGACTCCGCCGATTATTTTAACGCCGGACAATAGCAATCCAAATGCTCCAACTCGTACCGCTGCGGTAAGAACGACATTGGTAGAAGATGATCCGCTGGAAAATCTGTTATCTCTTCGCCCTGGCGCGCTAACAAAATAATCACAGTCAATGGAGAACACAATGAAATCATCATTAACAAAAGCCCTTATTGCCACCGTTTTCGCTTCCGTATCAACCGGAGCGATGGCAAATGAACAGAAGGTTTCCGTCAATGGAGCAATTGTTAACAAAGCGATTGGTCCTGGGGCTGTGTCCGAACAAAATCTTCCCGGCAGAAGCAGCACTGTCATTAACGGAACCGTTACCACTGTAAATGGCAAAACCACCGTAACTCAAGGCCCATCAGGCCCGGTGAGAGCTGACGCGGAAGATTTTATCAACGCCAAATTACAGGGAGTCAACTTTGCTAAGAAGAATTTCAAAGGGAAGGATTTCACTAATGCAGACTTAAGAAATGCCAATTTAAGCCATGCTAATTTGGAAGACGCCATTTTAATTAATGCTAATTTTGCCGGAGCAGATTTGTCCGGAGCAAATCTAAAAGGTGCAGATATTACCAATGCTAACTTTGAAGGCGCTAAAACTGACGGCACGATTTGGTAACTTTCCGTGTTAGTTTGTTCATATAAAAAGCCCCTTTTTAGGGGCTTTTTATATCGCAATTTTAAGGCACGCCACGTAGCGATGGCACATTTTCATAAGGTGGCGCCGAGGTTGGGGCGGGTGTGGCGCTAAAGAGGAAAATAAACGGTTTCGGCGGTACCACTTTTTCATTCCGCCAAAGACTGCCCATAGAAACCAATTGCACATCTGACGGCAAATTGGCAATGCCGGCCTGCAACACTGCAATGGTATTTTTACGCGGATGACCAATAGCAATGGCAGTACCATGTTTTTGGGCATACTGTACAGCAGCCTGAAATTGCCGTTGAACATCGGCAAAAGCATCGCTATCGTCTAAAAATATGTGCCGATCTAACGCGCGTACGCCCTGCTCTTTTGCTATTTTCCCCGCCATGCTCCGCCCAATGGTACGGCTATCGAGGAAAAATAAATGATGTTCACGAAGTGCGGTCATTAATTTCGTCATTAATGGCACATCAGCGGTGGCGGCACTCCCCATGTGATTGTTCATCCCAATGGCATTAGATATGATATTTTTAGCAGTTTGTACGCGTTGGTTCACTTCATCTTGCGTCATGCCCAAATGTAGCCCGCCACCTTCAATCTTGATTTTCGACACCGTTTCCATAGGCATGTGGATCAAAATATCACGTCCTTGTTGATGTGCCTGTTGGTTGCGCGCTTTAGCGTGTGGCGCGGCGGGAATAATCGCCACGGAAACCGCTTGAGGCAACGCGAGAATTTGTGCATCTTCCTTGGGGTGATAGCCTAGATCATCAATGACAATCGCAAGTTTGGCAGAATACACCCAAGGCGACAGCAAAAGTGCGGTCAAAAAAAACAACGTTTTTTCAACGTTGGCTTTGCCAACGACCCTTTTCGGGAGGAATAAGCGAACGAGTGAGCTTATGAATAAAAAAAACAACGTTTTTATTGTCACGTTCATCGTAACCAACCTACTGGATTCACTGCCACGCCTTTACGACGAATTTCAAAATACAACCCGCTTTTGGATTGTCCTCCGCTGTTACCAACCTCACCGATTTTCTGCCCGGCTTTCACTAGTTGACCTTCTTTCACTGCAACGGATTGGTTATAACCATATAAACTTAAATCATTTTCGCCATGTTTGACGATCACCATCAAACCATAGCCTTGTAACCAGTTAGCGAGAATCACCCGGCCATCGGCAATGGCTTTGACCGACGTACCGCTTCCGGCAGCAATCACAATTCCCTTCCAGCGCAATTCGCCCATTTGTATAGAACCAAAACTATTCACGATTTTTCCGCTGACCGGGAAGGCATATTGTTTAGCCGGTTTACCTAAGCCGGACGAACTGCTTAACAACTGACGCTCCTGTGCAGTCGGCTGATAAGGTTTCTGCGTTTTGATTTCTTCTGCCTGTTTTTTCTGCGCCAAGGCGTCCCGCTCACGTTGCTCCTGTTGACGTGCCGCTTGCTCTGCCCGTTGAATTTCCTGACGAAGGGCATTTTCATTGGCTTTCAGCGCTTCTAATTTGCTTTCGTCACGACTTAAACTTTGCGTTAACTGATTCAAGGTGGATTGACGCTCTTTCTGAACTTTTTGTAACTCTTGCTGCTGTTTTTTCTGATCGGCAAGTTGTGTCTGTTGTTCTTTATGTTGTTCGGCAATCACATCTTTTTGTTTTGCCAACTGCGTTTGTGTATTCTGCAAATCCTCAATGAGTTTCATGCGCGCTTGATTCAAATGGGCATAATACGCTTTCATGCGATCGGCGTTTTGCCCTTTCTCCGACAACATTCGCTGTGCAACCGAAGCATTCGCGCCGGAACGATATGCAGCATCTAACTGCTTCGCCAGTTTCGCTTTTTGTTCTTTTTCCTGTTTTTGTAACTGTTTGATTTGCTTATCGGTATCGCTAATGCTTTTGCGAATTTCTTTCAAATCAGATTCCGTTTGACGTAATTTGCCAATCACATTGTGAATCTGATTTTCTTGATTTTTAAGTGTGGATTGCAACTTTTGCTGCTCGGCTTTTTGACCCGCAATTTTTTGTTCTTGCTGTTTAATTTGCTGATGAATTTTCGATAAGTCATCGCCTTGGGCGGCAAAAGAAAAGGAGGTAAAAAGGAAAAGTGCGGTCAAAATTGAACATGTTTTTTTCAATGGAATAAAAAAGCGACTTGCGGTACGAATACTTTTCGCCCCGCCGATAAGAGATTGCCCATGCTTAATTTTACTCGATTGTTGCCACATAACCTGCTTATTCCTTTTAACAAAACGCGCTAAATATACCATTAATTGCCGACAGACCTAAGCAAATATTCACCATACAAAAACACAACAAAAAACCACCGCACTTTGCCGCCAAAAATTCCCGTTGACGGATGCCTTTCATCATCCCACAATACGCCCCTATTTTGATTATTTTTACGCAAGGAAAGAAAATGGCTTTTAGCTCCTTATTTACTTTATTAGACGATATTGCCTCATTGTTGGATGATGTCTCGGTGATGACCAAAGTCGCCGCCAAGAAGACCGTTGGCGTTGTGGGCGATGATCTGGCATTGAACGCCAACCAAGTCACCGGCGCTACCGCAGAACGAGAACTACCTATTGTGTGGGCGGTAACTAAAGGCTCATTAGTCAACAAAATCATTTTAATCCCAATTGCGCTTTTGTTATCCGCCTTTCTGCCCGCGTTAATTGTCCCACTATTAATGATCGGTGGGGCATATTTATGTTTCGAAGGTGTGGAAAAAATTCTGCACAAATTCTTTTTTGCTCACCACGACGAACCCCATGAAGAAAACAAACCTTTTGATGAAAAGGCCAAAATTAAAGGTGCCATTCGTACCGATTTCATTCTTTCTGCCGAAATCATTATTATTGCTTTAGGCGAACTTTCCGACGCGGAAATCCTCACACAAATTATCTCGCTTATCATTATCGGGCTAGGCATTACCCTTGTGGTTTATGGCATTGTGGCCTTAATCGTGAAAGCAGATGATTTCGGTGTATT from Aggregatibacter aphrophilus ATCC 33389 includes the following:
- a CDS encoding DUF4384 domain-containing protein, translated to MKIYRSFCAYFVLVSLVGGCTTGTQLHGDRPYIESTTTHSRPVSEPVRAMTSFSDSLNCMDNLLLQSNVGQTVVAIKKINDPSGKALVSANDMIVTALSQMSRTSGAFRVVDFEIDPIKQDTVQTLTSLLLPTGSVQIPAPQIYISGSVSFVDQNVLKKSNSLGVSVSDDAEIGLAGDLITTALGMELHIGDFLTRTLYPGIDSANEIVAANKGFGFDSGAKIKKVGVQFSFERNLSQGVGAAVRTLTDLGVLELVGKYSQVPYWQCLSLDQSHPEFQRELLDWYGGMGDSEKIKFFQTGLRNLGYYNGKVNGKDSLELKAALSEFQKDNKATPSGFINFETYERMMKNYARVGSNGDIKKAGLEPSGKKDDELNEPRGGYPYLHTDKGDPITINLASSKPQYNVGDKLELTANVNKGGAHLSCFYQDANNSIAQIYPNPLQTEESLSPDKPLQLPGNNSFSLDLSAKGNESVMCIASYSSLQGRLTPLVGEPFNPINVKSMSELSDALKENFKDEIKGAQTINYTVN
- a CDS encoding tetratricopeptide repeat protein, giving the protein MPVFSKKFNRTLFFSLFSTVVTALVSPHSNAEIVINNSVELTENTAPAETTEPAATEEQASQDTNNVSMVLNKAFSDYKRGNYNKAYNQFAPYAESNNPLALMATGYFLFMGYGTEVDFSGAKYYLEKAGKLGFARAYTLLGLMENKQQAQQTANQSVVRQFKKAADMGDSVGANALANLYYQQGNIAEALHWNNRAISLGSHAAALNKQTITNGNNRSAPVVSTPPVTATSEHIQKLKKESQEGNGQASYELATRYHKGVGVPKNFGEAIRFYRVAAGQGNAQARKVLPIILSKQNQSGTNLNSLWMQETSNLVATPPIILTPDNSNPNAPTRTAAVRTTLVEDDPLENLLSLRPGALTK
- a CDS encoding pentapeptide repeat-containing protein produces the protein MKSSLTKALIATVFASVSTGAMANEQKVSVNGAIVNKAIGPGAVSEQNLPGRSSTVINGTVTTVNGKTTVTQGPSGPVRADAEDFINAKLQGVNFAKKNFKGKDFTNADLRNANLSHANLEDAILINANFAGADLSGANLKGADITNANFEGAKTDGTIW
- a CDS encoding divergent polysaccharide deacetylase family protein yields the protein MNVTIKTLFFLFISSLVRLFLPKRVVGKANVEKTLFFLTALLLSPWVYSAKLAIVIDDLGYHPKEDAQILALPQAVSVAIIPAAPHAKARNQQAHQQGRDILIHMPMETVSKIKIEGGGLHLGMTQDEVNQRVQTAKNIISNAIGMNNHMGSAATADVPLMTKLMTALREHHLFFLDSRTIGRSMAGKIAKEQGVRALDRHIFLDDSDAFADVQRQFQAAVQYAQKHGTAIAIGHPRKNTIAVLQAGIANLPSDVQLVSMGSLWRNEKVVPPKPFIFLFSATPAPTSAPPYENVPSLRGVP
- the envC gene encoding murein hydrolase activator EnvC, with product MWQQSSKIKHGQSLIGGAKSIRTASRFFIPLKKTCSILTALFLFTSFSFAAQGDDLSKIHQQIKQQEQKIAGQKAEQQKLQSTLKNQENQIHNVIGKLRQTESDLKEIRKSISDTDKQIKQLQKQEKEQKAKLAKQLDAAYRSGANASVAQRMLSEKGQNADRMKAYYAHLNQARMKLIEDLQNTQTQLAKQKDVIAEQHKEQQTQLADQKKQQQELQKVQKERQSTLNQLTQSLSRDESKLEALKANENALRQEIQRAEQAARQQEQRERDALAQKKQAEEIKTQKPYQPTAQERQLLSSSSGLGKPAKQYAFPVSGKIVNSFGSIQMGELRWKGIVIAAGSGTSVKAIADGRVILANWLQGYGLMVIVKHGENDLSLYGYNQSVAVKEGQLVKAGQKIGEVGNSGGQSKSGLYFEIRRKGVAVNPVGWLR
- a CDS encoding DUF808 domain-containing protein — its product is MAFSSLFTLLDDIASLLDDVSVMTKVAAKKTVGVVGDDLALNANQVTGATAERELPIVWAVTKGSLVNKIILIPIALLLSAFLPALIVPLLMIGGAYLCFEGVEKILHKFFFAHHDEPHEENKPFDEKAKIKGAIRTDFILSAEIIIIALGELSDAEILTQIISLIIIGLGITLVVYGIVALIVKADDFGVFLIKKGGAAETLGKGILFIMPKFMRSLSFIGTVAMFLVGGGIFVHNVETLHHLLADYQIAEGWLGILSTIIVGVAVGALCCLVVLPVMKLFEEKTA